The following coding sequences are from one Deltaproteobacteria bacterium window:
- the hslU gene encoding ATP-dependent protease ATPase subunit HslU produces the protein MNGNGLKTLSPRQIVAELDKYVIGQARAKRSVAIALRNRWRRQQVPEHLRDEIAPKNIIMIGPTGVGKTEIARRLSKLAHSPFLKIEASKFTEVGYVGRDVESMIRDLTHVAVDMVKAEEREKVLAKARSQAEDQLLDLLLPHPAGEEAEQQSRTRERFREMLREGKLDDRYVELEVSPRVQTPMPDVLVAAGMEELQTNLQDMLSSIFPGKRKRRKVKVPEAMKILEQEAAGKLIDMEKVVELAIARVEQTGIIFLDEIDKIAAKEGGGRGPDVSREGVQRDLLPIVEGTSVHTKYGIVRTDHILFIASGAFHVSKPSDLLPELQGRFPIRVELDPLTEEDFFRILTEPENALVTQYEALLATEGIRLVFERDAISEIARIASEVNERMENIGARRLHTVMEKLLEEISFEAPDMAPKEVRITAEYVRDRLADIVTDEDLSRFIL, from the coding sequence GTGAACGGAAACGGTCTCAAGACCTTATCGCCACGGCAGATCGTGGCCGAACTCGACAAATATGTCATAGGACAGGCGCGGGCCAAGCGTTCCGTCGCCATCGCCCTTCGAAACAGGTGGCGCCGCCAGCAGGTCCCTGAACATCTGAGGGACGAGATCGCCCCCAAGAACATCATCATGATCGGACCGACCGGAGTGGGAAAGACCGAGATCGCCCGCCGACTTTCGAAACTTGCCCATTCCCCTTTTCTCAAGATCGAGGCATCCAAGTTCACCGAGGTGGGGTATGTGGGGCGGGACGTGGAGTCCATGATCCGGGACCTTACCCATGTGGCCGTGGACATGGTAAAGGCAGAGGAAAGGGAAAAGGTCCTTGCAAAGGCCCGGAGCCAGGCCGAGGACCAGCTCCTCGACCTCCTTCTTCCCCATCCTGCCGGCGAGGAGGCAGAGCAGCAAAGCAGGACCCGGGAGAGGTTCCGGGAGATGCTCAGGGAAGGGAAGCTCGACGACCGCTATGTGGAACTCGAGGTGAGCCCGCGCGTCCAGACCCCCATGCCCGATGTGCTTGTGGCCGCCGGGATGGAGGAGTTACAGACAAACCTCCAGGACATGCTTTCGAGCATATTCCCCGGCAAGAGGAAGAGGAGGAAGGTGAAGGTCCCGGAGGCCATGAAGATCCTCGAACAGGAGGCTGCAGGCAAGCTCATCGACATGGAAAAGGTCGTGGAGCTCGCTATCGCCCGTGTGGAGCAGACCGGCATCATCTTCCTCGACGAGATCGACAAGATCGCCGCCAAGGAAGGTGGGGGAAGGGGTCCGGACGTCTCTCGGGAAGGGGTGCAGAGGGACCTCCTTCCCATCGTGGAAGGGACCTCGGTCCACACGAAGTACGGGATAGTCCGGACCGATCACATCCTCTTCATTGCGAGCGGCGCCTTTCATGTCTCCAAGCCATCGGACCTCCTGCCCGAGCTCCAGGGGCGTTTTCCCATCCGTGTGGAGCTCGACCCCCTTACGGAGGAGGACTTCTTTCGTATCCTCACTGAGCCGGAAAACGCCCTTGTCACCCAGTACGAGGCCCTTCTCGCAACCGAGGGCATCAGGCTTGTCTTCGAGCGGGATGCCATCTCCGAGATCGCCCGAATCGCATCCGAGGTGAACGAAAGGATGGAGAACATCGGGGCCAGGCGTCTGCACACAGTCATGGAAAAGCTCCTTGAGGAGATCTCTTTCGAGGCCCCTGACATGGCCCCGAAGGAGGTCCGTATCACTGCGGAGTATGTGCGGGATAGGCTTGCAGACATTGTGACCGACGAGGACCTCAGCAGGTTCATACTCTGA
- the argB gene encoding acetylglutamate kinase gives MVQDVSKATILVEALPYIKRFSGKTVVIKYGGHAMVDESLKNSFAQDIVLMKYVGIHPIIVHGGGPQISRTMERMGIHPTFVEGQRVTDPETMSVVEMVLVGTVNKEIVGLINRHGGRAVGLSGRDGDLIRAEQMKIYRYAGDERPPEIIDIGRVGKVERVCPAVLRALESAGFVPVIAPVGVGPDGMAYNINADLVAGAIAAEIKAERLILLTDVPGVMRTGDDGTQELIPSMDVAAVRRALEDGTARGGMLPKLKACLKAVEGGVSKAHVVDGRRGHAILLELFTDAGVGTEIVGE, from the coding sequence ATGGTACAGGACGTATCCAAGGCCACCATACTCGTCGAGGCCTTGCCGTATATCAAACGTTTTTCTGGAAAGACGGTCGTTATCAAGTACGGCGGGCACGCCATGGTGGACGAATCCCTCAAGAATTCCTTTGCCCAGGACATCGTCCTCATGAAGTACGTGGGGATCCATCCGATCATAGTGCACGGAGGGGGCCCGCAGATCTCGAGGACCATGGAGCGGATGGGGATCCACCCCACCTTTGTCGAGGGCCAGAGGGTGACGGACCCAGAGACCATGAGTGTCGTCGAGATGGTCCTTGTGGGCACGGTCAACAAGGAGATCGTCGGGCTCATCAACCGCCACGGGGGCAGGGCGGTCGGGCTCTCCGGCAGGGACGGGGACCTCATACGGGCCGAGCAGATGAAGATCTACAGATATGCCGGGGATGAACGCCCCCCCGAGATCATTGACATCGGACGTGTGGGCAAGGTCGAGCGGGTCTGCCCCGCTGTTCTTCGCGCCCTTGAGTCAGCCGGCTTTGTCCCGGTGATTGCCCCGGTGGGCGTGGGTCCGGACGGAATGGCCTACAACATAAACGCCGACCTGGTTGCAGGGGCCATCGCGGCAGAGATCAAGGCCGAGCGGCTCATCCTCCTGACGGACGTCCCTGGTGTCATGCGGACAGGGGATGACGGGACCCAGGAACTCATCCCGAGCATGGACGTTGCAGCCGTCAGGCGCGCGCTCGAGGACGGCACGGCCCGTGGCGGCATGCTTCCCAAACTCAAGGCCTGCCTCAAGGCCGTGGAGGGTGGTGTCTCCAAGGCCCACGTCGTGGACGGGCGAAGGGGGCACGCAATCCTCCTCGAACTCTTCACAGATGCCGGGGTCGGCACCGAGATCGTCGGGGAGTGA